One stretch of Manis pentadactyla isolate mManPen7 chromosome 10, mManPen7.hap1, whole genome shotgun sequence DNA includes these proteins:
- the LOC118933366 gene encoding olfactory receptor 6C2-like has protein sequence MRNHTSVTRFILLGLTDDPQLQIIIFIFLLMTYMLSFTGNLSTIILTLVDSHLKTAMYIFLQNFSFLEISFISACIPRFLYSISTGDRTITYNACVCQLFFIDVFAVTEFFLLATMSFDRYVAICKPLNYMTIMNYGVCKRLIFCCWMMSLLIILPPLSLGLDLEFCASNAIDHFICDANPMLKISCSDTWLIEEMVIACAVLTFIMTLVCVVLSYMYIIRTILGLPSAQQKTKAFSTCSSHIIVVSMTYGSCIFVYIKSSAKDEMTINKGVSILTTSIYPMLNPFIYTLRNKQVKQAFNVLVKRFILFSKN, from the coding sequence atgagaaaccacacatctgTAACAAGATTCATTCTtctgggattgacagatgaccctcagctacagattatcatttttatatttctacttatGACCTACATGTTGAGTTTCACTGGAAACCTGAGCACCATCATCCTCACattagtggattctcaccttaaaactgcaatgtacatttttctccaaaatttttccttcCTAGAAATCTCGTTCATCTCTGcctgcattcctagattcttgtacagTATATCAACAGGTGACAGGACTATTACCTATAATGCTTGTGTATGCCAACTGTTTTTTATAGATGTTTTCGcagtaacagaattttttctcctggccaccatgtcctttgatcgatatgtagccatctgcaaacccctgaATTACATGACCATTATGAACTACGGGGTCTGCAAAAGGCTGatcttctgctgttggatgatGTCTTTGTTGATCATATTGCCACCACTCAGCTTGGGACTGGACctggaattctgtgcctctaatgccattgaccactttATCTGTGATGCAAACCCTATGctgaagatctcatgctcagatacatggctAATAGAGGAGATGGTTATTGCCTGTGCTGTACTGACCTTTATCATGACTCTGGTGTGTGTGGTTCTctcctacatgtacatcatcagaacCATTCTAggactcccctctgcccagcagaagACAAAAGCCTTTTCCACGTGTTCGTCCCACATTATCGTTGTTTCTATGAcgtatggcagctgcatctttgtttatatcaaatcttcagcaaaagatgaaatgaCCATTAATAAGGGAGTGTCAATACTCACTACTTCCATTTATCCCATGTTAAACCCATTTATTTATacactgaggaacaaacaagtgaagCAAGCCTTTAATGTCTTAGTCAAAAGATTTATATTGTTCTCAAAGAATTAG